The region AACGCGAACGGCGAGCCACGGCCGGAACGTCCTATGCTTCTCCATCAGGGGAAGTCAGTGTCAAGTTGGATAAGAGTGAGAAGGGAGACTATACATCGTGAGATCCAGAATGTGGTCACTGTGTCCAATGTAGTTCTTGGCTTGGTACAGCCGGCTGCGAAAGACACAAGTCAGTCAACCGAGGAATTAGGAGCAGTCGCGATTTGGGGAAATAGGCAAACCTCAGAACACCGTTCTGTTTGATTAGCACCGTCTAAGCTAGCTTTGGCAAATTTGAAATGCACCGTGTACTATCTTGGAAGAGAAACGTTCAATTGTGCCAGACAGCTTACAAATAGCGAGGCggatggaggttgatgatgttgatgaggttgaaagTGGAGGTCATGTTTGATGCTGGGGGTGCATGCTGCACAGTGTCGGTGGCGCTTGCCCCTTTTGGCCAGATGGGAGGTAACAAGACTGCAAACTCGAGAATCGTCAATGAATTCAATAAAAGGATCCTTTCTAAGCATCTTTCAATATTGTGGCGATGGGTTGTGGAAATCTGTGCTCTACCCATTCAACGCCCTCCtacacatcaacaccacacgATACAagcctcctccaacaccaccaaatccatccaccgccaacatctccCCCCAatcctcaccatccacctTGCCCAGCCCCCAACGCCCCAaaaccaagtccaagacATCTACATCGCCAAAACCAGCCCTTCGATACACCCCATACCCTACCGGAGTGCTGGTCAGCCAGCAGTCCAATCCCTCACGGTCCGCCAAATCCGTGCCCCAGCCCACCAGAGCAGAGCCAGCACCAAGTCCTCGTCTCGTTGGACTAACAGCCAAAATGGTCAGAATGCAATGCCGTCTCGCCTCACGCTCAATGTACCGTTGTCGAAGCTCGTGGCACCCTCCGAAAAAGGCCTGTGCTAGACCCAGGTTTGATCCCTCGTCGAGAGAAGAAGTCGATACAGTCGTGGGACCCTGCGCGGACTTTGCTGGATCCGGGTAGAACAGCCACTTTGCAAAGCCGATCAACGTGCTGGGCGTTTGGCATGGCCGGTCACCAGACGTATTGGAGGGCATGGAAGCCGGATTGGAGCAATTGTCCACCAGCTCGGCTACTACGTATCTCACTGTGCTGGAGTTACCTGCCCTGAGATCGCTTTCCATGCCAGCTTGCATGGAAGCTCGACCTGCTTCGCTAAAACCCGTCTGTCCATGGAGGCCGCGGGCAATGGGACCAGAGGCAAAGGCTTCCATGCAAATTTGGGCCATGGCCGGAGCGTCACTGGGATTGGCTTCCCGAAGGCGAAAGATGCTGTCCTGCCCATCGGGGAGTAGGCTACCGCTGGGAGTCATCATGACGGAAACAGAGGCTCACGGTGTGATGGGGAGTGGTGGGAATTCACAAACAGACAGACACTGTGCAATGATTTTCTAACTTTTCGACAAGGTACAGGAAAGAcgttggtggtgattgttATCTGAGCACGAGATCCAGCAAAAGCAGATTGTTGATTCAGGGAGAGGACTTGGTGGGAAAGTTGTTTCATATAAGACTGGCGGTGTCCGCTGCTGCCTACGCGGCTGAACAATTTCTATCCAGCACCATGTCAGACTCAACACCATTTAGCCGATCCAATTTACGCCGTAATCTATAAATGGTCCTCATTCGGTTTAGATGACAAAATCCGCTTCCGAAATGGATCCTTTGCGGCGCAGAACAACTGGCGCCCTCATGGCACAATGACACAAAAGATCCACCCTGACGGAGCCCAAGCCAACACAGACTACACGCGACCATCCCGAGCCATGAAAATACTTCCAAGGCACACGCATCATCTACAAGCCAAACACGGTACAAACATTCAAGTCCAAGCACAATCCCCACCCATCACAACTTGGCAACCGGCTCATCCAACTCTTCCACCTTTTGGAACCTATAGAAATACTCCAAGCTACCCGGATTCAACAGGGTACCACTCGGCTTCACCGTCTTCCCTGAAATGATACTCTTTACCGGCAACTCGACCTTCTTCCCGTTCACAGTGACGGGGATTTCGGGTACTTGAAAGATGTACTTGGGCACATGCCTCTTGGTCAactccttggcaatggtgtCCTTGATGCTTCTGaccatcttcttgtccagctcgTGGCCTTGCTTCATaatcaagaacaagacgACCCGCTCATCAAGGTCGCTCGGGCGTCGTTGTCCTACGCACAGAGACTCGGCAACCTGGGCGGGGAAGCACCTCTCGAGGACGGCATAGATGTCGGAGCTGCCAAACCGGATACCGCTAGGGTTGAGGACGCCGTCTGATCGACCGAGCATGAGCATGCCTCCAGTCTTGGGGTGGAAGACGCAAAAGTCGCCCTGCGCCCAGACCTTGTTGAAGCGGTCAAAGTAGGCCCCGCGGTACTTCTTACCGGGCGAGGGCGCGTCGTCGTTCCACAGGAATAGAGGCACGTTGGGGAAAGCAGCCGTGGCAACTAGGTCGCCCGCCTGACCAAGCGGAAGTGGTTTGCCGTCGCTGCCGTCGGGGAGATCGTGGTCGTAGACGGCAATGGGGACGCCGAGCGAGCCACCGACGCAACCGCCTACGTGGACGGGGGTGAGAGGGTTCTCGAGAACAAAGCAGCCAGCCTGGACGCAGAAGTTAGTTGAGGCACGAGAGACAACTGAAAAAAAGATGCGGAAACAGGGGAGGGTTGCCTTACAATGTCGGTACCTCcagagatgttggcgagCTGGACCTGTGGTGGAAACGCCACGTCGTAGAACCATTCAAACATTTGGTCCGGCAACACCATGCCTGTGCTGACGACTCTTCGCAGCTTGGACAGGTCAGCCACCTTTCTAGGCGCAATGTCGCGCTTCATCAGCTCCGTCATCCATCTCGGACTGAGGCCCAGTGTCGTCACGCCCTGCTGCTCTGCAATCTTCAGCAAGACGGTGGGATCAGGGATGAACGGCGAGCCGTCGTACAACACGGCCCTGGCCCCCAAGGCCAACTGCGACACGCTGGACAGGTACATGATCCATCCGGTGGTGGTGTATTGCAGCCCAACGTCATCTGGAGTGACGCAACGGTGTAGAATGCCCTCCTTGCGTGTGCTTATGAGGAGAGGTCCCACCCCGTGGACAATTGCTTTTGGAATACCAGTCGTTCCAGAGGAATAGTAGACAATCATGGGGTCCTGGAAGCCGATGCGAACCATGGGAGGCGGCTGCTTGTATCCCTTGGAAAGGAGAAAGTCGTCGAATCGCTCCgtgttggagatgttgtcCGTAGAATAAGGCTGCTTAAAACGCTGAACGACGACAATCTTTTTGAAAGACGGACATTCTTGCAGTCCCTCCATGACTCCTTGAATCTTGTCACGCAGATCAATTGTTTTACCATTGTACATGGCGCCATCGTCGAAAAAGACAAACTGTCATGACACCCGTCAGCCGCGTAGCTCCCTACCCTCCGGCCAGTGCCTCCTCGGTGGCCAGTGATGCAAAGGCTGCCGAAAAACTCACCTTGGGATCAATCTGCACCGTCCTCTGCAGCAACCCACCGACCCCCATATCAGTCGAGCTACTACTGAACAACCCACCCAGCCAGGTCGTTGCCAAAAACACAAGCAGAGTCGTGGCCGAGTGTGCTCCCACCATGACGACTCGATCTCCCCTCTCGACGCCcctctccttcaacgccgTCGCCAGTTCGGCCACCCTCCTCCGCAGCTCAGCCCACGTCATGTGCCGAACCTCGGTGTTGCCCTCGCGCACTTCGGTGAGCGCAATCTTGGAGTCCTCCTTGTTCAGCTGGGTCCTCGTACCAGGGGCATCATTGGCGCTACGGCTCCAGAGAAAGTTCTCTGCCCAGTTGAGCTTGATTCCTTCAAACCAAGCCGGGAGCTGGGAGACGGGGACAGACTCGTCAACAGGCTGGGTGTAGCTGCCGGAGTGGATAAAAGGCATGGTTTCCCACACCAGGGACCAGAATTGGTTGCGGTTAGAGCAGGACCATTCATACAGAGACGGGAAGTCCTACACATGTTCTGTTAGATATTCGAGTCCATGGAGGGGGATGTGTCTTGAACTCGCCTGCATATTCAATCCATATTTTGCGTTGGCATCCTGCATAAACGCCCACATGGCGGTGCTCTTGGGATCCGGGTGCTCCCAGAGCTTCCTGGGCGCCGTCTCAAAGTCCATGGTGTCTAAAGGAGAAATGAAGaacacaaaacaaaagacaaTTCCCTTCTCTAGATGTCAGTCTACACTCGGGCTTGTCGCGTAGTACCGTGCTTCTCGAAGTTGTGCAAcgagaagttgaagaggtGCGGCTTCGGAGACGTAGCTTATAAACAGCCGGGTCGTCGTCGGCCCAAAGCATGCAATTCGATTTCCCATTTTGCAAGGATTCCCCATTCCCTCCCGGCCAACGTAGGTCGACAGCCACGGGTGCTTGAACAAGATTGGCCAATCTGGCCCGCCGGGGGGAATGGTAACCTCGGGAATGGATGGGTACACAATGTCGGGGGCGCACGTTGGATCCGGTGCGGTTTGTGGGATTATGAGCCTAGTGCGTGGTGTGCGGGGTCTATCTGGTTTCCCTTGACTTCCCCACGCTTGATGTTGGACAGCATTGGTTCGGCAAGACATCGGGGTTGTTCCGAGCTGGAACCACCTTTCGGCACACCGACAAGTTGCTCCGGACCCAGCCTGTTGCCGACTGCACACAAACGGCTCTCATCGGTCTTGCATCAACATTCATATACAACCACAACGCACACGCAGccagtactgtactgtactaAACAAATTTATTTGGTATTATGTTTGTATACATGCAGAGTGACCCACCAAATCACCCTACAAAAGGTAGCAACAGTGGATTTGTCGACATGGAACGCCGATTGATAAGCTTTCCGTACAAATACAAGTACAATGATCCATTCCCTCGTCGTTGTCATAGTAAAAAGTAAAATGAAAATTGAGATAGACCCAAACCTGCATCCCTAAACGCCTTGCTAAAGGACATGTCCGCCTTTGCTCCCCCGTATCGCTTTCATTCTGCCCAGTTCTCTCTTTGTAGCCTCGTTCCACCTTGCCGTGCCCGCAACGCACACCCTTAAAGGTACGGCATCCACAGAGCATCGCACTGCGCCAGGTTCATTGGGTTgacagccttggcaatggcatcaatcaCCGTCTGGTTCGCCGGCAAGTTGCCGGATGGATTGTGAGCCAAGCTGGCCGCCCTCTTGACAATCGAGTCGCTGTTAACCTGGACAGAGTCGCGTAGCTGGCTTTCACTGATCCCGTTTCGGTGGCTGCTCGTGAGCCAGAAAATCATTTCGTCTCGCACAAAGAGCGTGAGTGCATGCTCCAGCTCATGTTCTGGCTCCGTGAGGCAGCGAGCAATGGCCATCAGCGAGCAGGCATAGATGCCCTCAGTCGCCAACGGACCCATGAGAACCTGCAGGTTGGGTGTCAGGCGGAACGGGACCGGCTCCGGGTTGTGGAAGAAGGGCTTGGAGGCGCTCATGAACGACATGAGCTCCGATCCCCAAATGTTGCCTGAGCCCCGTGCgatgttgatcttggcagGGTACCGGTTGTGCATGTACAAAATGTACGTCATAAACGTGAGGGCCGCGAGCTGATATGAGAATTGCCTCCGGAAGAGCCAGAACTCTGCAAACTGCGGGAACACCTGCTGAAAGTATTCCAGCGCGACCGTAGACGGCACCCACTTCTCCTGAACGGCGTTGAACACTTCCAGCCTTGCTGGCGGAGTCAGCTCGGGTTTGCCCTGCTTGAAAAAAACACCAATGTTAGCTTTTccgtcttggtcgtcgcCGGGACGTCCCCTGGGCTCTATAAATTACATACCTGGCTCTTGCTCTCAAGCACACCACGCAACTTCTCAAGCGTGAACAGGACCGGGTCATCCTTGGAAAAGCCCATGCGGCGACAGTGATCTTCGTAGACTGCCTGCAGCGTGACATACGAGGTGTCCTCTTGGACAATTCTTATGTGGGGGGCAAGAGGAACCATCAGCGGCAGAGTGAACTGCAAGTCTCGGCGGCGGCTCTCCTTTTTCCGTCCTAGGGTCTGGTTGAGATGTCTAAACAGTTGCAGAATCCTCTCCTCGCGTCTGCAATGGCGCGCCGCCGGGTGCTGCACCGCCCACGAGTGCACGCTGCCGTCGTGGCCGCGCATCTTGAGGCGGCGGTACGACGTGCTGTACGAGCGGACCAAGTCCACGTTTGGCAAGAACCTCTCTATGCGGATGAAATCCTGATTCTTATCCTTGTGCTGCAGGTACTGGCCGGGGATCTCCACCTCGTCAAACTTTTGATATCGGAATTCGCTCAGGTGTGGAGAAAAGGACTCGAGGGGTGTGTGGGCGACGCGACGATCTAGCTTCTCTTCAAACTTGGTACGCCAGCGGCGCAGTTTGTGGATGTATTCGTACATTGTTGGCTTGACGTCCACAAAGTCGGCCTCAAACGACTTCTTGATGTGGTTTGGCAGAATCGTCTCTGCAAACCGCGTAATGTTGGTCTCGGTCGCAGAGGGCAGCTTGACGCTCTTGGCAAACGAAGCCGGCGTGCGGCTGACATAGGTCAGGGCATCGTTGAGCAGGGCCACAATCAGTCGGTAGGCGTCCTCGTCTGGCGGGCACTTGAAGTGCTTTTGAATCTGATCCACCATGGTCTCCATCGACAGGGCGAGCAGGGGGAAAGCCGTCTTGAGGACAGACATGATTTCCTCGGTGAGTTCCCAGGGCATCTTCTTGTGATTCGGGTTGGTCGATGTGGCCTGGTCCGGCTGCTTctgggcggcggcagcggtgGCGGGAGTTGGCGTGGACGCATTGGCCGTGGCTGGCGTGCCGGCAGAGGCGGCAGCATCACCGCCTTCCGTCTTGACTTGTCCGGCAGCGTCTCCCTCGGTCGCTGTGCCTGGTcgtgaggatgaggcgcCTCCGTCTGCGGCTGCCTTGGGCGGCTCGGTCTTGGTTTGCAGAGGAGACGACGAATTCGCCTTGCCATTGGAGGCCATGGAGTGAGCGCGCTGTTGACGAGCCCGTTCCTTGGCCTCCTGATTCTTCTTGATGATGTTCATGTCCTCGCGGTTCGTGCGCAGCAGGAAATACAGTGCCTGCGGATACgacttggcaatggaaacAAGAATCTGGTACACGCGGGGTGCTTCCTTGTGGCCCAGTCCGGTAAGCAGCTGCGGGATAAAGGTGATCCAGTACCACACCGGCGTCTCGCccttgaagtcgtcaaagCCCATGGCAATCGTGCCCTTGGAGTCGTCCAGGCTAAGAAGCCACAGAATGCGAGCGAGCAGCTTGCGAGACTTGGCATTCTTGTAGCTCCCGGCCGCCTGGAGATATGAAGTCAGCGCCTGTCGAGCCGCGTTCAAGTCGGTCGGGTCCTCCTTGAATTTCCTGTCGTTGAAGTAGCCCCATTCCGCCCACGCCTTGGGGGCACCAATGTCAAAGTAGAGCGCAGTGCCGTACGCGTTGTCCGCCTCGTCCTTTTGgttgagcttctccaggAACATGCCCTTGAGGGTGTAGAATTCAGCCTTTTGCTGAGGGTTGAAGTAGTtcaagttggtgttgttgatcACGTCCAGGCCACTCGACAGCTCTTCGGGGTTCTCGTAATGACACTTGGCCTGCTCTCTGAGCTTGAGAAACGCTTCCTGAATTTCTATGTTTGGCAGCGTGTAAATGCGGCTAAGCTGGCTGATGCACACTTCCGGGAGGCTGTGCTTGCGCGCCACATGGGCGAATCGGTTGATGATCCAGGCCGTCTCGTGGTATCCCCGGTAGGCAAACGAAGAGGCGCCCCCGGCATTCTGCTGGCCCTGCTGGGGGAGCAGCTGCAGGTACGTCTGGTTGATGAGACTGAAAATGTGTTGCCGCCAGGTGACGAGATCCTGCCACGCGGTGATGTCGTCCCAGACGTTGGGCAGCCGGTCGCGCCACGCGCccaggagcagcttgagctctCCAGACTTGAGGTCCAGGTTGGACGAGTTTGTGTTCGCCAGGGACTGGCAAATGACGCTGGCATCGTGAAGCTCAACGAGCTGCTGAAAGTTTTGCAGCAGTGGAATGTGCGCGTTTGTCAGCCGCTCGGGAAGCTGATGCCACTTGCGGATCGACAGCTGGATGGCCTCGTCGCAGACCCTGGCAAAGTCGTTGCCGCTCTCTTGCTGGTTGTGGAACTTGAGCAGGGACATGAAGGCCTGGAAGAAGGCCCGTCGCGGAGTGGGCGCGTCCATGACCCCCTTGATGACATTGTCCAGCGCCTCGCGGTGCTGGGCGTCTTGCCACATCTCCGTGTTGCGCCAGGCACACTCGAGGAGCAGGTCTTGGAAGTTCTCgtgcttggcaaagtcttGCAGAATCTCCCACTGCTGCAGCTTCTGCGCGCACAGCACCCAGTGGTCCTCCCAGAGCATGTACTCGGCCTGGGAAAAGGGTATGACCCCCGTGCGGGCCTTGATTTGGGCATTCTCGTAGAGCTTCTGCGCCTTGTCCCACATGCCATTCTGCTCATAGGAGAGCCCTGCGTTCGTCTCCACGAATTGGCACCGACGTCGCCACGTGCCGTAGAACAAGTCGTCCTCTTGCAGCGAGGCATACAACTCGACCAGCGCGTCCAGGTTGCTCTCCCTGACGGTGGCGGATTCAATCTCCGGTCTCATGGCGGCGTTCTCGAGCTGCACCAGGGCCGTGTACCACGCATCGTACGTcttggcttcaaacttcAGGACGTGAGGCGGCAGCCTGCAGTCCGGCCACGTCTTGGCGGCTCCCTCCACCAGCGACTGCACGACATTGGGCCGCTTGTCGATTTGACGGCTGTGGTAGTCCTTGGTCAGGAGGGCCACCATGCCGCGCTCAAGGTCCGCGCGTTCGTCCCGCACGGTGGCGGACCAGTACATGGGGAAGATGGTGATCCAGAGTTGGTGTGCCAGCTGGTTGTCGACATGCTGAAGCTGCATCAGTGGCTCGACAATGTCTCGAACCTTGACGTCGCCGAGCTCGGACACAAAACGCCGGTGGCCGGCCATGAACGCCTCAAATTTGTCGTCGGGCATCAAGTTTGGTTCCCTGCTGTCCTTGTCTCTGGGATACACTACGGCGAGCTGCGAGGCCGAGATGACCTTGAAGTCGTCGTGGTGAAGCTGGATGTTTGTGTTTTGCTCGACGGCACCCAGCAAGAGCTGCGAGGCCTGCGCCAGCCAGTACGAGTCGGCCAGGGTGTCCCAGTTCTGCGAGGTCAAGACGTAGGACAGCCGGACGCTGGCagtctttgacaagctcttgtcaaagatggacatgaagcggTTGCGCATCTCGACGTCCGTCGCCCGCGTGCCAATGAGAAAGGCGTGCTCCATCCGCACCGTCAGCTCGGTCCGGGTAATCTTGGGGTCTTCGTATATGCGAATGACGAGGTCCAGAAACTTTTGCAGCATGGTGGGATCGCTTCGGTGTTCAAAAGAGAGCATCTTATGCAAGACAGCAGTCTTTTCCTTGAGCGTGGGCCACGTCCCCTCGGACCGAAATACCCATCCCTCCACCATGGTCAGGATTTCTGTGCAGAGCTCAATGTGCATCGACTTTTCGACGAGCGTGGCGAGCACGCTGAGAAACGGTCGCCTGTTGTCGCCCAGGGTTTCCATTCGCAGGGCCACGGTTTGAATCTCCTTAATCATGAGCTTGGTCTGGATTTCCAGATCGTACGCACTCATCTCGCCGGCCGGTGAGTTGCCGTCCTGGCCGCGGTTCCCCTGGCTGGCCGCCTGGCTGGCCGCCGCGTTGTAGTGCTGGACGTGCTCCCGCGCGTGCTTGCTCTGCAGGGCCTTCATCAGCGACGGAATGTGCTGGTCAATGACGGCCGGCTTGCGGTTGCCGATGGACCAGAGCAGGCTGACGCCGGAAATGTACGAGCTGCTGTTCATCGCCTCGGTGGCCGCCTGGGACAGGTACGAGACAATCTCCGACGTCTGCACTTCGGGCTCGCCATCGGCGTCCGCGTCTTCCATGGGGGTGTCCTCGGGCACCGCGTCGAGCACTCGCTTGACGATGGACTTGAGATCGCGGCCATCGTCGTACTCCTTGTCCGCGAGATGCAGGCAATCTTGAATCTCTGGGTTCTCGCATTTGAGGCACTTTTCCAGCACCTTTTGCACGGCGGCGACATTCTTTTGCACCCACTCATCCGACTTGAAATTGAGAACAATGCGCACAACTTGCAGCGTGTTGATAATGTTTGTGAGAAACTTCTCGTCGTACTTTTCCTTGTCGGTTGGATCGGCAGTGAGGATGACCTGCGTCTTGTCGCTGCCCAGGATGACGTCGGTGACATTTGGAAACAGATCAAGCTCCAAGTCGCCCCAGTACTGGGGCTGCACCAAGTTGTAGAGCAAAGTCATGGCCCTCTTGCACAATTCTGTGCTTTGCGGAGGCAGGGGCAAGGAGGGCGTGCTGTGTTCTCGGGGCTTGGCCGAGGGAAGCTGGTATCGTTCGTTGAGCTGGGCAATGAATTCAACGAGATACTTGATCATCTTTTGCCGCAAGACCGGGGGAATCTGGTACTCATTCACCGGTGCAGCCTGTCGTACGGTGGGTGGCGAGGACATCGGCTgatcgccgccgccgctgccgccatccagcttcctcttcctggtTGTCGGCGATTCGGACGGGTCGCGACCCATGATCGGTGAGCCCGGCCGGCCCTCGACACGCCACTGCTCCCACTGCCAAATCAACCACATCATGTTCATCGCCAGCTTCTTACTCTCGTGCGACGGGTTGGGAGGCACAGCCACCTTTCTAAGGGAGCTGATGAGCGGCAAGACGTACTTGTCTCGGGCGTCGTAGAAGAGGTCTGGGTGTCTAACCAGGAAGTGAAAGATGCTGGTCATCTGCTGGGCGTTTTGGCCCTCGTCTGCGAGGATGCGGCGTGGTGCGACGGCCCAGGCGGCGTTGCGTTCGTTCGGCCCGCCTCCGCACCGTTTGGGCAAAACGGGGGCGATGAGCTCCAGCGCCTGCGTTACGAGAGCCCGGCCTTCGTTCTGGTTCGTCTTGAGCAGCGACAGGTACACCTGGCTGACAATCTTGGGGGGCGTCTCGTAGTGAGCAATGAAGTAACCAATGACGACGTAGGCGGCGTGCTTGTTGATGACG is a window of Pochonia chlamydosporia 170 chromosome 5, whole genome shotgun sequence DNA encoding:
- a CDS encoding acetyltransferase (GNAT) family domain-containing protein; the protein is MTPSGSLLPDGQDSIFRLREANPSDAPAMAQICMEAFASGPIARGLHGQTGFSEAGRASMQAGMESDLRAGNSSTVRYVVAELVDNCSNPASMPSNTSGDRPCQTPSTLIGFAKWLFYPDPAKSAQGPTTVSTSSLDEGSNLGLAQAFFGGCHELRQRYIEREARRHCILTILAVSPTRRGLGAGSALVGWGTDLADREGLDCWLTSTPVGYGVYRRAGFGDVDVLDLVLGRWGLGKVDGEDWGEMLAVDGFGGVGGGLYRVVLMCRRALNG
- a CDS encoding acetoacetyl-CoA synthase (similar to Neosartorya fischeri NRRL 181 XP_001262024.1), giving the protein MPFIHSGSYTQPVDESVPVSQLPAWFEGIKLNWAENFLWSRSANDAPGTRTQLNKEDSKIALTEVREGNTEVRHMTWAELRRRVAELATALKERGVERGDRVVMVGAHSATTLLVFLATTWLGGLFSSSSTDMGVGGLLQRTVQIDPKFVFFDDGAMYNGKTIDLRDKIQGVMEGLQECPSFKKIVVVQRFKQPYSTDNISNTERFDDFLLSKGYKQPPPMVRIGFQDPMIVYYSSGTTGIPKAIVHGVGPLLISTRKEGILHRCVTPDDVGLQYTTTGWIMYLSSVSQLALGARAVLYDGSPFIPDPTVLLKIAEQQGVTTLGLSPRWMTELMKRDIAPRKVADLSKLRRVVSTGMVLPDQMFEWFYDVAFPPQVQLANISGGTDIAGCFVLENPLTPVHVGGCVGGSLGVPIAVYDHDLPDGSDGKPLPLGQAGDLVATAAFPNVPLFLWNDDAPSPGKKYRGAYFDRFNKVWAQGDFCVFHPKTGGMLMLGRSDGVLNPSGIRFGSSDIYAVLERCFPAQVAESLCVGQRRPSDLDERVVLFLIMKQGHELDKKMVRSIKDTIAKELTKRHVPKYIFQVPEIPVTVNGKKVELPVKSIISGKTVKPSGTLLNPGSLEYFYRFQKVEELDEPVAKL